In the Gammaproteobacteria bacterium genome, one interval contains:
- a CDS encoding PQQ-dependent sugar dehydrogenase, producing the protein MRTLSLRAVSSFFAGMVVLVAGNFAANAELSLDEAEVQKKSGYTTSGWKNDWAVEEGFSLAIDTTGYQYPTAIAFVPDPGPDPKDPLYFVTELRGKIKVVTNDRTVYAFAEGFLETEFDTEPPAKQAEYGLAGICLEPARGYLFVTFAYQDGNVLRNNIIRFEATPDTFALEPRSQTAFTDVFAPYESGLSHQIGQCQISNDMLYVGVGDGFNEPTSSQRMDTFRGKMLRMTLDGQPAPGNPFYENDAIAHAAHYVLAYGLRNPFGLEIVDGRALVAENGVHSDRFFELDPGRNYLWDGSDMSIAANADYVFLESVGPGQIDYYQRPEPAFPAALEDQFYVALSS; encoded by the coding sequence ATGCGAACATTATCGTTGCGTGCAGTCAGTAGTTTTTTCGCCGGCATGGTGGTGCTTGTGGCCGGCAATTTCGCGGCGAATGCCGAGCTTAGTCTTGACGAGGCGGAGGTTCAGAAAAAATCCGGCTACACGACGTCGGGCTGGAAAAATGACTGGGCGGTCGAGGAGGGCTTTTCGCTAGCCATCGACACGACAGGCTACCAGTATCCTACCGCCATCGCATTCGTGCCCGATCCCGGGCCGGACCCGAAAGATCCGCTGTATTTCGTCACCGAACTGCGCGGCAAGATCAAGGTGGTGACCAACGACCGCACGGTTTACGCCTTTGCCGAGGGCTTTCTGGAGACGGAATTCGACACGGAACCGCCCGCCAAGCAGGCGGAATATGGGCTGGCCGGCATCTGTCTGGAACCCGCGCGCGGCTACCTGTTTGTGACGTTCGCTTATCAGGACGGTAACGTGTTACGCAACAACATCATCCGCTTCGAGGCGACGCCGGACACCTTCGCGCTCGAACCCCGCTCCCAAACCGCGTTCACCGACGTGTTCGCGCCCTACGAATCCGGGCTTTCGCATCAGATCGGCCAATGCCAGATCAGCAACGATATGTTGTATGTCGGTGTGGGTGATGGCTTCAACGAGCCCACGAGCAGCCAGCGCATGGACACTTTCCGCGGCAAGATGCTGCGCATGACTCTGGACGGCCAGCCGGCGCCCGGCAATCCCTTCTACGAGAACGACGCTATCGCTCACGCGGCCCACTACGTGCTGGCCTATGGTTTGCGCAATCCCTTCGGGCTGGAAATAGTGGATGGCAGGGCTCTGGTCGCGGAAAACGGCGTGCATTCGGATCGTTTTTTCGAGCTCGATCCCGGCAGGAATTATCTCTGGGACGGCAGCGACATGAGCATCGCGGCCAACGCCGATTACGTGTTCCTGGAGAGTGTAGGCCCCGGCCAGATCGATTATTACCAGCGTCCCGAGCCGGCCTTTCCCGCGGCGCTGGAAGATCAGTTCTACGTTGCGTTGTCCAGCTAG
- a CDS encoding thermonuclease family protein gives MTRGILMLFMLMFAVRASAAEIYTWTDAAGLKHFSDVQPASGQDAKIIVVEPTPAAADPAAARARAMQQLERQREAVKALRRAQNPPRVPPPISRQVMTVQAYEQARQGIRTAWQNKDINKAQEAALYLDLERRRLGLSSADAERSPVQISNAKEITGRAYVFDGDTLDISGTRIRLFGMDAVEKSQLCARPHEQWPCGQEATAALKQRIGSTMIQCSARDRDNYDRMLAVCDVAGEDLNAWMVRQGWAVAYTRYSKDYVSQEAEARALKRNIWSGTFVPPEEYRHGGSRLPSE, from the coding sequence ATGACGCGCGGAATCTTGATGTTGTTTATGTTGATGTTTGCGGTCCGCGCGTCGGCGGCGGAAATCTACACCTGGACGGACGCGGCGGGCTTGAAACACTTCAGCGACGTGCAGCCCGCCTCTGGACAGGATGCGAAGATCATCGTCGTCGAGCCAACGCCGGCCGCGGCCGATCCGGCCGCCGCGCGCGCCCGCGCAATGCAGCAACTGGAGCGCCAGCGCGAAGCGGTCAAGGCGTTGCGGCGCGCGCAGAATCCGCCGCGCGTCCCGCCACCAATCTCCAGACAAGTCATGACCGTGCAGGCGTACGAGCAGGCGCGCCAGGGCATTCGCACAGCGTGGCAGAACAAAGACATCAACAAGGCGCAGGAAGCCGCGTTGTACCTGGATCTGGAACGGCGGCGCCTCGGCCTGTCATCCGCCGATGCCGAACGCTCTCCGGTTCAAATCTCGAACGCGAAAGAAATTACCGGCCGCGCCTACGTGTTCGACGGCGATACGCTCGACATCAGTGGCACGCGCATCCGGCTATTCGGCATGGACGCAGTGGAGAAATCCCAGCTTTGCGCGCGCCCCCACGAACAGTGGCCTTGCGGGCAAGAGGCGACCGCCGCGCTCAAACAGCGCATCGGCTCGACGATGATCCAGTGCAGCGCGCGTGACCGCGACAACTACGACCGCATGCTGGCGGTGTGCGATGTCGCCGGCGAGGACCTGAACGCGTGGATGGTGCGGCAGGGCTGGGCGGTAGCGTACACGCGCTATTCCAAAGATTACGTCTCGCAGGAAGCCGAGGCGCGCGCCCTCAAACGCAACATCTGGAGCGGCACGTTTGTTCCCCCGGAAGAGTACAGACACGGCGGGAGCCGATTGCCCAGCGAGTAA
- a CDS encoding NAD(+) synthase, whose translation MPQPFLSIYTHRFIRTAVCVPFVRVADPAFNVKQTVGLACRASEMNAAVALFPELGISAYSNEDLFHQDALLDAVEAALAHLVAESSDLSPVLLVGAPLRFEGKLFNCAFVVYRGRLLGVAPKSYLPNYREFYEKRQFTSARDAVATDVVFAGECAPFGNDLIFNAANVKDFSLHVEICEDLYAPIPPSTYAALAGATVLANLSASNITIGKADYRRDLCASQSGKCLAAYLYSAAGPGESTTDLAWDGHAIIYENNELLAEAQRFSSDEQIITADIDLERLAQERMRMTSFNDAVGAHLERVRGMRRVSFEFEAPTGEIPLVRRIERFPYVPNDAQARDERCFEAYNIQVHGLMKRLTSAGIERIVIGVSGGLDSTHALIVAARTMDRLGVPRQNILAYTMPGFATSTGTLDNAHKLMRSLGVTASEIDIRPSCVQMLKDIGHPYAAGEAVYDVTFENVQAGERTSHLFRLANLHQGLVLGTGDLSELALGWATYGVGDHMSHYNVNASVPKTLIQHLIRWVIGSRQFDSETSDTLQAILDTEISPELVPGDDDNDRPAQSTQEKIGPYALQDFNLYYVLRFGFRPSKVAFLALSAWGDKTKGDWPEGLSAEARHDYDLPTIKKWLEVFLYRFFKTSQFKRSCLPNGPKVGSGGSLSPRGDWRAPSDSEATVWLEELRENTPD comes from the coding sequence ATGCCTCAACCGTTTTTGTCGATCTACACCCACAGGTTCATCCGCACGGCGGTGTGCGTGCCGTTCGTGCGCGTGGCCGACCCCGCGTTCAATGTAAAGCAAACCGTGGGTCTGGCGTGTCGCGCCTCGGAGATGAACGCAGCGGTCGCGCTGTTTCCAGAGCTCGGTATTTCGGCCTATTCCAACGAAGACCTGTTTCATCAGGATGCGTTGCTGGACGCTGTCGAAGCCGCGCTCGCGCACCTTGTCGCGGAGAGCAGCGATCTTTCGCCCGTGTTGCTGGTCGGCGCGCCGCTGCGATTCGAGGGCAAACTGTTCAACTGCGCGTTCGTCGTCTACCGCGGGCGTTTGCTGGGCGTGGCGCCCAAGTCCTATCTGCCCAACTACCGCGAGTTTTATGAGAAGCGCCAGTTCACCTCCGCGCGCGACGCCGTCGCGACGGACGTTGTATTCGCGGGCGAGTGCGCCCCTTTCGGCAACGATCTGATCTTCAATGCGGCGAACGTCAAGGATTTCTCGCTGCACGTGGAGATATGCGAGGATTTGTACGCACCCATACCGCCCAGCACCTACGCCGCGCTGGCCGGCGCGACCGTGCTGGCGAATCTTTCGGCCAGCAACATCACGATCGGCAAGGCCGATTATCGCCGCGACCTGTGCGCCTCGCAGTCGGGCAAGTGCCTCGCGGCTTACCTATACTCCGCGGCCGGGCCTGGCGAGTCCACCACCGATCTGGCCTGGGACGGGCACGCCATCATTTACGAGAACAACGAACTGCTGGCCGAAGCCCAGCGTTTCTCCTCGGACGAGCAAATCATTACCGCCGACATCGATCTCGAACGACTCGCGCAGGAACGCATGCGCATGACCAGCTTCAACGATGCCGTCGGCGCGCATCTGGAGCGCGTGCGGGGCATGCGCCGCGTTTCATTCGAGTTCGAAGCGCCGACGGGCGAAATCCCGCTGGTGCGGCGCATCGAGCGCTTCCCCTACGTGCCCAACGACGCGCAAGCGCGCGACGAACGCTGCTTCGAGGCGTACAACATTCAGGTGCACGGACTTATGAAACGGCTCACCAGCGCCGGCATCGAACGGATCGTCATCGGCGTGTCCGGCGGACTGGACTCCACTCATGCGCTGATCGTGGCGGCCAGAACAATGGATCGGCTGGGAGTGCCACGCCAGAACATTCTCGCTTACACGATGCCGGGATTTGCGACCAGCACCGGCACGCTCGACAACGCGCACAAGCTGATGCGCTCGCTGGGGGTGACCGCGAGTGAGATCGATATCAGGCCGTCATGTGTACAGATGCTCAAAGACATCGGCCACCCATACGCCGCGGGCGAGGCGGTGTATGACGTTACGTTCGAGAACGTGCAGGCGGGCGAGCGCACCTCGCATCTGTTTCGACTCGCCAACCTGCATCAAGGGCTGGTGCTCGGTACGGGAGATTTGAGCGAACTGGCGCTGGGCTGGGCGACCTACGGCGTGGGCGATCACATGTCGCACTACAACGTGAATGCTTCGGTGCCGAAAACACTCATTCAGCACCTGATCCGCTGGGTGATCGGTTCGCGGCAGTTCGACTCAGAGACGAGTGACACCTTGCAGGCCATCCTCGACACCGAGATCTCGCCGGAACTCGTGCCCGGAGATGACGACAACGACCGCCCGGCGCAGAGCACCCAGGAAAAAATCGGCCCGTACGCGTTGCAGGATTTCAATCTCTACTACGTGCTGCGCTTCGGCTTCCGGCCCAGCAAGGTGGCGTTTCTGGCCTTGAGCGCATGGGGCGACAAAACCAAAGGCGACTGGCCCGAGGGTTTGTCCGCGGAGGCGCGGCACGACTACGATCTGCCGACGATAAAGAAATGGCTGGAAGTGTTTCTCTACCGTTTCTTCAAGACCAGCCAGTTCAAGCGCTCCTGCCTGCCGAACGGCCCCAAGGTCGGCTCGGGCGGCTCGCTCTCACCCAGAGGCGACTGGCGCGCGCCTTCGGATTCCGAGGCGACGGTATGGCTGGAGGAATTGCGGGAGAATACGCCGGATTAG